The Chloroflexi bacterium ADurb.Bin180 genome segment TTGAACATGATGATCTGGTTCTGCCCGCCCGGATCTGTCGCCAGGCGAGAATAGCTGGCGTGCTGCGCGGATTCGGCGTAGAGGGCCGCGGTGTACGTGTTCCGGTTGGGACCCACAAACCAGGTCCACCAGTGTCCGATGTCGGTGAGGTTGCCGATGCCGTCTGGCCCCCAGCCATAGTTGGTGTCGCTCACAAAATAGTTGTTGTCTCTGAGGGTGATGCCCAGCCGGCCGCTGTCGTCCAACCAGCCCGAACCGGTCGAGTGATGGATAAAGATGAGCTTGACTGTCTGCGCGGGTGGATTCGGGTTCAGCGAGCCAGCCGCTGTCGGCGTAGGAGTGCGGGTCCGCGTGGCGGTGGCTGTCGCTGTTGCCGTTCTGGTCTGGGTAGCCGTTGGCACCAGGGTTGGGGTCGCCGTGGCTGTGGCTGTGCGCGTCGCAGTACGGGTCGGGGTTGGCCCGCCAGCACCGCTGCGGTAGCAGACAATGAGCCTGGGGCGCAGCGCGCTCGTGCCGTACTCGCTGCTGGCGAACTGGAAGCTGGCCGCTTCTGTGGCCGAGGCGCCGCGGAGCAGCATGCCCCGGTTGGCCAGGGCACCGCTCACCCACTCTGCCACCAGCGAGGTCACATCAAAGGCGTACCAGCGCGGCGCGCTGTTGGTCGTGATTCCGCTTTCGCGAACCAGCCTGCGATCGGTAGCGCCGTTGCAGCCTGGCGCCCCCCACGGGTTCCCTGTCGCGGCATTGGTCCACGTCTCCTGGCACAGGTCCGCTTCCCGCAGCACAGCAAAGAGGTCCAGTCCCATGTTCTCGGCAGACCAGCCTGCGGCATAGAGTTCGAGCTGAGCCGACAGGACCGTGGCGTCGAAAGGCACCTGACTGAGATCAAAGCTGAAGTGGGAAGCATACTGCTGGCGGTAGCCCACCTTGAGCAGTGTGGCTGTGCACTGGCTGGTCTCCCCGCCATAGGCGTACAAGTATGTGTCCGCCGCACCGGCATAGCCGCCATTTCCCGCCTGCAGCACCGTAGTGATCGGTTGGCCACCACCACCGACAGTGGCTGTTGGCGTGAACGTCGGCGTGCTGACCTGGTCGGTGGTGGCAGTGGCGGTTGGCGTCCTGCTTGCCATTGGCGGAGCAGTCGAGGTCAGCGTCGCCGTTCGGGTTGCCGTGGGCGACCCGGCCGCTCCGCCGCGATAGGTGATCACCAGTCTTGGCCTGCTGCCTGAGTTTGCATACTCGGCGCTGGCCAGGTAGAAAGTCGCTGCGGAAGCGGCGTCCCTGGCTTGCAGCAGGATACCCTCATTGGGTATGACATTGCTGACCCAGTCCTGCACCAGCGCGGTAAGGTTCAGACGATAGGTCTTGCCGACCCCGCTGGTGCTCACTGAGCCATCGGCCGTCTGGCGCCTGTCCAGCGCGCCCTTGCCGCCCGGCACCTGCCAGGGTCCGCTCGCACCGCTGCTTGTCCAGTTTGCCGCGCAGATGTTCACATCGCGCAACACCGCGTAGGCGTCGAATGTAAGGTCGCTGCCGGACCAACCTGCTGCGTAAAGATAGAGATCAGCCTGGGTCACCGTCGAACCGCTGGGAATCGCGGACAGGTCAAAACGCACCAGTCCGACCTGCTGTCCTTTGTAGCCGACCTTGAGCAGCCCATCGAGACAATAGTTCTGGCCGTTATCGTACACATGTAGCCAGGTGTCCTCGCTGCCGACGTAGCCGTTCAGGCCCTGCCGGAGCTCGACGGTCTGCTCCTGCCCGCCGCCAGCCGTGGTCGGACTGGCGGTTGGCGTGGCCGTCAGGGTGGCCAGCGCAGTCTGGCTCGCCGTGGCGGTCTGGGTTCTCGTCGCCGTCGGCGTGCCAGTGCGGCTGGGTGTAGCTGTCAGAGTGGCTGTCCGCGTCGGCTGGGGCGTCCCCGATTCGCTGTAGCACAGTTGCAGCCTGGGCCGCTGAGCAACTGTCCCGTATTCGCTGCTGCGGTAGGTGGCCGACCCTGTGGCCGCCGGATCATCCAGCAGCAATCCATAGTTGGGCCAGGTGCCTGCGACCCAGCCGCGCACGAGCTCCGTCACGTCCACCTGGCGCCACCCGGTCGCTGTGGAGAACGAGCCCAGTACCGCGGGCTCGTAACCGCCATAGTTGTTCCAGGTGACCGACGTCTCGGCCCAGTTGGCGCTGCTGCGGTACAGATTCACCGTGTGGCCTGCGTCACCGGAGTAGAGGTAAATGGAGAAAGTGGCCGAAACCACCGCCGCACCGGCTGGCACTGTGGACAGGTCAAACCGAATCAGGGTGCGCTTGCGCCCTTCGCCCACCATGCCGGTGTACAAAGTGTCCGAATTGCCGGTATAGTCCGGTGAGGACTGCCAGACGTAGGCGTCGTTGACCGTGCCGGAGGTGCCGCGCTGAGCCAGCCACAGGGTGCACTCGCCTGTCCCTGTGGTGGTCGCACTGGGTGTCGACGTGACCGTTGGGGTCTGCGTGGCAGGCGCTCCCCCGGCATCGTAGGTGATGACCAGCCTGGGTCTGAGTGTCGGCGTGGCGTGCTGCGCGCTGGCAAAGTAGAACAGACCATCGGGCGAGCCTGCCCCGCCCTTGAGCAAGAATCCGTTATTGGCCAAACTGCCGCTCACCCACTCCTGAACCACGGAGGTCAAGTCAAGCGAGTACCAGCGGAATATGCCACTGGTCGTGAAGCGGCCCTCGGCCGTGCTGCGTCGGTCCGCCGCGCCGTTCGCGCCCGGCGCCTGCCAGCTTGTACCTGGCTGAGCCAGAGTCCAGTTAGTGCTGCACATCTCCACCGGGCGCAGCAGAGCAAAGACATCGACTGTCATGTCAAAGCTGCTCCAGCCCGCCGCGTAGAGTTCGAGCCTGGCTGACTCAATGGCGCTGCCCGGTGGCACTGCGCTCAGATCAAAGCGCAGCAGCCCCTCATAGCGGCCCTTCTGATCCACGCGCCAGAGGTCGCCGTTGCAGTAGTTGGTGCCCGTTGGGGCGTAGACATAGAGGTAAGTATCTTCCGTTCCAGCGTACCCGTTCAGCCCTTGCTGCAGCACCAGCGTCTCTGAACCCAGAGCCGCGGCCCGGGCGGCCGAGAGCGGCCTCGCCCCGGAGGGCAGAACCACAACCAGGCTGCAGGCCAGTACGATCCAGGCAATGGTCCGTACACAGCGGTGACGCTTATCCATGGTCAGCTCCTTGAGCAGATGTCACCATATGGTAACCCAATGCTGACGCATTGTCAACTATCTTGCTCCTGAGAGTGTGGAATAACTGCCCAGGGAGCGTGAACGACAGGTTCGTAGTTGCCGTAGGTCTCTGAGCTACTGCGAAGAGGCGCTTTAGCGCTCCCCTTCCGGACGGTCTCACCGCGTCAGTGGGTGGGGACAGGCCAAAGCCTGTACTACGAACCTATCGAGGTCCGTAGTTGCCCCGAGTCTTGGCACTACCAGGCACAGGCGCCAGGGTGCTCCCATCCCTGGCCCGCTTTTTCCACACTCTCTTGCTCCTGGATCGATCATCTATACGAGGTCGTCCAGCGGCACTCCCCTGGCATCGGCGCGCTCCTGCTGCCAGGCCTGGCGGTCCACCGGCGGCGGTGCCTCAACACTGGCCTTGCGCTGTTCGAGGCTGAGGGCATCGCTTGGGCAGGCGCTCACGCACAGCCCGCAGCCCATGCACTTGCTCCCGTCAACGTGGCACACGCCATCGTCCATGGCCAGCGCGCCAAAGTGACAGCGCTCCAGGCAGGCCTCGCAGCCCACACAGGCGTCATCATCCACGCGCGCGATATAGTTCGAGTGCGCCAGTGCGTGCGCCTGGCCAAACTCGACCACCCCGCGCAGAATCCCGCAGCAGCAGGGGCAGCAGTTGCAGATGTAATGGATGTCCTGCTGATAGTTGTACACCGTATGCACCAGGCCCGCCTCTTCGGCCTCGCGCAGGATGCGCAGCGCCTCTTCCTTGGTCACCTGACGCACATGCGGAAGGTGGGCAAACACTCCCTCCACCGGGGCAAAGTTCACGCAGTTGAACTTGGGATACTCGCAGCGCTGCCCGATGAGCTCTCTCTGCTTGCGGCAGATGCACTCCCTCACGCCCCAGTCCTTGGCGTTCTCGACCAGCGCGCTCACCCGCTCATAGGGAGCCAGCTCGATGTCCGCCGGCACGGCCTGCTGCACAGGAATGACACGAACTAGAGAGGGTCCGGGCCCGCCGACCATGCCCTCGCCGCGTGTCTCCTGAACGAGCTGCTCGAACAGCTCGGCCATCTCCTTGTCGTAGTAGGCCAGCGACTCTTCGTAGGAGCCCACCACGAACGGTTCCAGCCCAAAGACGAGGCCATTCTCTCCGCGTCGGACACTCACCAAACCGCGCCTGGCCATGCCCTTGAGGGTAGCCAGGGCGGCCTTTTCCTCTACCCCGGCCCGTGCGGCGATGGTCGCCGCATCCTCGCGCCTCATGCGCATTGCCGCGCCCAGCTCGGCCTGCTCGGGAGAAAACATCTTGGCCAGCACCTTGAGCTCGGTGCCTTTGGGGCTGCGGGGCAGCCCGTTCGGGGTTCTGCTCAAACGGTCAGCGAGACGCTCATAGACGGCCTGAATCTTGCTCATGCTGTGCCTCCACGCCCGGATTTACGCATTGTGTCGATGCCTGCTCATTCTATCACCGCCCCGTTCGCCGCGCAACTGGCAGGCCCTGCCATTTGGCCTCCGGCTCTGTTTGCTCGAACGGCGGCGCTGTGCTAAACTTGACTGTCCTTGCTCTGGATGAACGCGGCAAGCGCACCTCGCGTATTAGTGAGGGCCCGTCGTGACCACTATGGCTAACCACACTCAACCGCTTACCACGCCTGAATACGACCTGAGCCACGCCGTTCACGCCAACCGACTGATCGGCATCTGGCGGCTCTCCAGAGGCTTCCGCTGGGCCTACCTCGCCGCCACGGTGAGTCTGGGCATCGCCGCGGCTGGCCGCGCCGGGGCCTATCTCACCCTGCGCTATCTGGTCGACACGGTGCTGGTCGGCAACCGCTTTGGCCGGGAACTGGCTTACGTCGTGGTTGCCTTCCTCGCGGCCTCGGCCGCAGAGGGATTGTTCAGCTACCTCAGCGGTCTCTGGGCCGCGCAGACCGCCGAAGGCGTGGCCATGCGCCTGCGCAACTATCTCTTTGACCATATCCAGCGGCTCTCCTTCACCTATCACGACTATGCGCAGACCGGCGACCTGATCGCGCGCTGCACTTCCGATATCGACAGCGTCCGCCGCCTCTTTGCCGATCAGGCCATTGGCATTGGGCGCATCATCTCGCTGTTCCTCATCAACCTCATCGCCCTCGTGCGCCTGAACGGACCGCTAGCCTGGCTGGCCTGCGCGGTTCTGCCGCTGCTCTTCGTCGCCTCGGCGCTCTTTGGCCGGCGGGTCGGAGCGGCCTTTGAGGCTTATCAGGCCCAGGAGGCTCGGGTCTGCACTGTGCTCCAGGAAAACCTCACCGCCGTCCGCGTAGTTCGCGCCTTTGCGCGGCAGGATTTCGAGCGGGACAAGTTCGACCGCGAGAACGCCCTCAAACTGGAACGGGCACGCGGTCTGTGGACTATGCACGCGCTCTACTGGCCCATCTCCGACACGCTGTGCGGCCTGCAGATGCTGCTCTGTGTCTGGGTGGGTGCTCTGCGCGCGATAGACAAGGTCATCACACCCGGTACCTACGTGGCCTACCTGGGTATCGTCATTGGCATCATCTGGCCCATGCGCAACCTGGGCCGGTTGATTGTGAATATGTCAACGGGCCTGGTTTCTTACGTGCGCCTGCGCGACGTGATGCAGCAGCCGCGTGAGCCGCTGGATCAGGGCGACTATGTTCCGCCTGCACCGCTGCGCGGTGAGCTGGCCTTTGACAACGTGTCGTTCCACTATCAGTCGGGCCACGAGGCCATCTCCAACGTCAGCTTTTCCTGCCAGCCAGGGCAGATCATCGCCTTGCTCGGTTCCACCGGCTCAGGTAAGACTACCCTGGCCAACCTGCTGCCTCGCTTCTACG includes the following:
- a CDS encoding ferredoxin, translating into MSKIQAVYERLADRLSRTPNGLPRSPKGTELKVLAKMFSPEQAELGAAMRMRREDAATIAARAGVEEKAALATLKGMARRGLVSVRRGENGLVFGLEPFVVGSYEESLAYYDKEMAELFEQLVQETRGEGMVGGPGPSLVRVIPVQQAVPADIELAPYERVSALVENAKDWGVRECICRKQRELIGQRCEYPKFNCVNFAPVEGVFAHLPHVRQVTKEEALRILREAEEAGLVHTVYNYQQDIHYICNCCPCCCGILRGVVEFGQAHALAHSNYIARVDDDACVGCEACLERCHFGALAMDDGVCHVDGSKCMGCGLCVSACPSDALSLEQRKASVEAPPPVDRQAWQQERADARGVPLDDLV
- a CDS encoding putative ABC transporter ATP-binding protein: MTTMANHTQPLTTPEYDLSHAVHANRLIGIWRLSRGFRWAYLAATVSLGIAAAGRAGAYLTLRYLVDTVLVGNRFGRELAYVVVAFLAASAAEGLFSYLSGLWAAQTAEGVAMRLRNYLFDHIQRLSFTYHDYAQTGDLIARCTSDIDSVRRLFADQAIGIGRIISLFLINLIALVRLNGPLAWLACAVLPLLFVASALFGRRVGAAFEAYQAQEARVCTVLQENLTAVRVVRAFARQDFERDKFDRENALKLERARGLWTMHALYWPISDTLCGLQMLLCVWVGALRAIDKVITPGTYVAYLGIVIGIIWPMRNLGRLIVNMSTGLVSYVRLRDVMQQPREPLDQGDYVPPAPLRGELAFDNVSFHYQSGHEAISNVSFSCQPGQIIALLGSTGSGKTTLANLLPRFYDYDSGSILLDGIELKRYPRRYLRQQIGIVEQEPFLFSRTIRENIRYGVDRVVSDDEIEQAARSAAIDNEIRAFSQGYDTLLGERGITLSGGQKQRVAIARTLLKNPRILILDDSTSSVDAETEALLRSALDRLLAGRTTFVIAHRVQSLMTADEILVLKQGRIVQRGTHASLLTEEGPYRQIYNLQVRIETELERELSSADKDHQ
- a CDS encoding Disaggregatase related repeat protein — protein: MDKRHRCVRTIAWIVLACSLVVVLPSGARPLSAARAAALGSETLVLQQGLNGYAGTEDTYLYVYAPTGTNYCNGDLWRVDQKGRYEGLLRFDLSAVPPGSAIESARLELYAAGWSSFDMTVDVFALLRPVEMCSTNWTLAQPGTSWQAPGANGAADRRSTAEGRFTTSGIFRWYSLDLTSVVQEWVSGSLANNGFLLKGGAGSPDGLFYFASAQHATPTLRPRLVITYDAGGAPATQTPTVTSTPSATTTGTGECTLWLAQRGTSGTVNDAYVWQSSPDYTGNSDTLYTGMVGEGRKRTLIRFDLSTVPAGAAVVSATFSIYLYSGDAGHTVNLYRSSANWAETSVTWNNYGGYEPAVLGSFSTATGWRQVDVTELVRGWVAGTWPNYGLLLDDPAATGSATYRSSEYGTVAQRPRLQLCYSESGTPQPTRTATLTATPSRTGTPTATRTQTATASQTALATLTATPTASPTTAGGGQEQTVELRQGLNGYVGSEDTWLHVYDNGQNYCLDGLLKVGYKGQQVGLVRFDLSAIPSGSTVTQADLYLYAAGWSGSDLTFDAYAVLRDVNICAANWTSSGASGPWQVPGGKGALDRRQTADGSVSTSGVGKTYRLNLTALVQDWVSNVIPNEGILLQARDAASAATFYLASAEYANSGSRPRLVITYRGGAAGSPTATRTATLTSTAPPMASRTPTATATTDQVSTPTFTPTATVGGGGQPITTVLQAGNGGYAGAADTYLYAYGGETSQCTATLLKVGYRQQYASHFSFDLSQVPFDATVLSAQLELYAAGWSAENMGLDLFAVLREADLCQETWTNAATGNPWGAPGCNGATDRRLVRESGITTNSAPRWYAFDVTSLVAEWVSGALANRGMLLRGASATEAASFQFASSEYGTSALRPRLIVCYRSGAGGPTPTRTATRTATATATPTLVPTATQTRTATATATATRTRTPTPTAAGSLNPNPPAQTVKLIFIHHSTGSGWLDDSGRLGITLRDNNYFVSDTNYGWGPDGIGNLTDIGHWWTWFVGPNRNTYTAALYAESAQHASYSRLATDPGGQNQIIMFKSCFPNSDIGGNPNDPPTVGDNPLRGQYVGSSLTVANAKGIYNDILGYFATRQDKLFVVITAPPLTQASTSAAAAANARAFNNWLVNDWLSGYAYNNVVVFDYYSVLTSNGGNTNTNDLGWATGNHHRWRNGAIEHIQTVASNSCAYGSSSGDSHPTAAGHQKASGEFAQLLNIWYHRWSGQ